In the genome of Triticum urartu cultivar G1812 chromosome 5, Tu2.1, whole genome shotgun sequence, one region contains:
- the LOC125511439 gene encoding callose synthase 9 has product MARAEANWERLVRAALRGDRMGGVYGVPASGIAGNVPSSLGNNTHIDEVLRAADEIQDEDPTVARILCEHAYALAQNLDPNSEGRGVLQFKTGLMSVIRQKLAKREGGAIDRSQDIAKLQEFYKLYRERHKVDELCDDEMKLRESGVFSGNLGELERKTLKRKKVLATLKVLWSVIEDITKEISPEDAANLISEEMKKVMQKDAARTEDVVAYNIIPLDSLSTTNLIVTFPEVRAAISSLQYHRDLPRLPNTISVPDARNSDMLDLLHCVFGFQKDNVSNQREHIVHLLANEQSRLGKLSGSEPKIDEGAVHVVFSKSLDNYIKWCNYLPLRPVWNNIESLTKEKKLLYVCLYYLIWGEAANVRFLPEGLCYIFHHLARELEVIMQKQTAEPAGSCISNDGVSFLDQVIYPLYEIVAAEAGNNDNGRAAHSAWRNYDDFNEFFWSEKCFQLGWPWKLSNPFFSKPNRKEQGLISRNHHYGKTSFVEHRTFLHLYHSFHRLWMFLLLMFQGLTIIAFNNGNFDTNTVLELLSLGPTYIIMEFIESVLDILMMYGAYSTSRGSAITRVIWRFCWFTASSLVICYLYIKALQDGVQSAPFKIYVVVISAYAGFQIIISLLMSVPCCHGFTNACYSWSFVRLAKWMHQEHNYVGRGLHERPLDYMKYVAFWLVIFAAKFSFTYFLQIKPLVKPTRLIISFKGLQYQWHDFVSKNNHNAITILALWAPVATIYLLDIHVFYTIMSAIVGFLLGARDRLGEIRSVEAVHRFFEKFPEVFMDKLHVAVPKRKQLLSSGQQAELNKLDASRFAPFWNEIVKNLREEDYISNTELDLLLMPKNIGGLPIVQWPLFLLASKVFLAKDIAVDCNDPQDELWLRISKDEYMQYAVEECFHSIKYILSSILDKEGHLWVQRIFDGIQESISKNNIQSDIHFSKLPNVIAKLVAVAGILKETESADMKKGAVNAIQDLYEVVHHEVLFVDLSGNIDDWSQINRARAEGRLFNNLKWPNEPGLKDMIKRLHSLLTIKESAANVPKNLEASRRLQFFTNSLFMQMPLARPVSEMLSFSVFTPYYSETVLYSIAELQKKNEDGISTLFYLQKIYPDEWKNFLTRINRDENAADTELFSSANDILELRLWASYRGQTLARTVRGMMYYRKALMLQSYLERMHSEDLESAFDMAGLADTHFEYSPEARAQADLKFTYVVTCQIYGVQKGEGKPEAADIALLMQRNEALRIAYIDVVESVKNGKPSTEYYSKLVKADIHGKDKEIYSVKLPGNPKLGEGKPENQNHAVIFTRGNAVQTIDMNQDNYFEEALKMRNLLEEFSQNHGKFRPSILGVREHVFTGSVSSLASFMSNQETSFVTLGQRVLSNPLKVRMHYGHPDVFDRIFHITRGGISKASRIINISEDIFAGFNSTLRQGNITHHEYIQVGKGRDVGLNQIALFEGKVAGGNGEQVLSRDIYRLGQLFDFFRMLSFYVTTVGFYFCTMLTVLTVYIFLYGKTYLALSGVGESIQNRADIQGNKALSVALNTQFLFQIGVFTAIPMILGFILEEGVLTAFVSFITMQFQLCSIFFTFSLGTRTHYFGRTILHGGAKYRATGRGFVVRHIKFAENYRLYSRSHFVKGLEVALLLVIFLAYGFNNSGAIGYILLSISSWFMALSWLFAPYVFNPSGFEWQKVVEDFRDWTNWLFYRGGIGVKGEESWEAWWDEELAHIHTFRGRILETILSLRFFIFQYGVVYHMHAGKESTSLSVYWVSWAVLGGLFVLLMVFSLNPKAMVHFQLLLRLVKSIALLVVLAGLVVAIAMTPLTVLDVLASILAYVPTGWGILSIAVAWKPIVKRFGLWKIVRSLARLYDAGMGMIIFVPIAICSWFPFISTFQTRLLFNQAFSRGLEISLILAGNNQNAGI; this is encoded by the exons ATGGCGAGGGCGGAGGCCAACTGGGAGCGCCTGGTGCGGGCGGCGCTCCGCGGGGACCGGATGGGCGGCGTCTACGGGGTCCCCGCCAGCGGCATCGCCGGGAACGTCCCCTCCTCGCTCGGCAACAACACCCACATCGACGAGGTGCTCCGCGCCGCCGACGAGATCCAGGACGAGGACCCCACCGTCGCCAGGATTC TGTGTGAGCACGCATATGCCCTCGCCCAAAATCTGGATCCAAATAGCGAAGGGAGAGGTGTGCTTCAGTTCAAGACCGGTTTAATGTCAGTAATCCGG CAAAAACTAGCTAAGAGGGAAGGTGGTGCTATAGACCGAAGTCAGGATATAGCTAAACTGCAAGAATTTTATAAGCTCTACAGAGAAAGACATAAAGTTGACGAGTTGTGTGACGACGAAATGAAGCTGAGGGAATCTGGTGTGTTCAGCGGTAACCTTGGAGA GCTGGAGCGCAAAACACTGAAGCGCAAAAAAGTACTTGCAACTCTCAAGGTCTTATGGTCAGTAATAGAGGATATAACAAAGGAAATTTCCCCTGAGGATGCAGCAAATTTGATTTCTGAAGAG ATGAAAAAAGTCATGCAAAAGGATGCGGCAAGGACAGAGGATGTTGTGGCGTATAATATCATTCCTCTAGATTCCTTGTCTACAACTAACCTAATTGTCACTTTTCCAGAG GTGAGGGCAGCAATATCATCTTTGCAGTACCATAGGGATCTGCCCAGGCTTCCGAATACCATTTCAGTTCCTGATGCTAGGAATTCTGATATGCTGGACCTTTTGCACTGCGTGTTTGGTTTTCAG AAAGACAATGTGAGCAATCAACGGGAGCACATTGTTCACCTGTTGGCAAATGAGCAGTCTCGATTAGGCAAACTATCAGGGAGTGAACCG AAAATTGACGAGGGTGCTGTACATGTTGTGTTTTCCAAGTCCCTGGATAACTACATAAAATGGTGCAACTATTTACCACTACGCCCTGTCTGGAATAA CATTGAATCATTGACCAAAGAAAAGAAGTTGCTATATGTTTGTTTATACTACTTGATCTGGGGAGAGGCTGCCAACGTACGATTTCTTCCAGAAGGCTTATGCTACATATTTCATCAT CTAGCAAGAGAACTAGAGGTGATTATGCAGAAACAGACTGCTGAGCCAGCTGGAAGCTGCATTTCTAATGATGGCGTATCATTTCTTGACCAAGTCATTTATCCTCTATATGAAATCGTTGCAGCT GAAGCAGGCAACAATGACAATGGGCGGGCAGCACATTCTGCATGGAGAAACTACGATGATTTCAATGAGTTCTTCTG GTCTGAGAAATGTTTTCAGCTGGGTTGGCCGTGGAAACTGAGTAACCCATTCTTCTCAAAGCCTAATAGGAAAGAGCAG GGCTTGATAAGTAGGAATCATCATTACGGAAAGACATCTTTCGTGGAGCACAGAACTTTTCTGCATCTTTACCATAGCTTTCACCGCCTCTGGATGTTCCTACTATTGATGTTTCAG GGACTTACTATCATTGCTTTTAACAATGGCAATTTTGACACAAATACTGTATTGGAACTTCTTAGCCTTGGCCCAACTTATATCATAATGGAATTTATTGAGA GTGTATTGGACATTCTAATGATGTATGGCGCCTATTCAACATCTCGTGGTTCTGCAATTACTAGAGTGATCTGGCGATTCTGTTGGTTTACTGCGTCTTCACTGGTCATCTGTTACCTATATAT CAAGGCACTTCAAGATGGGGTGCAATCTGCACCTTTTAAGATTTATGTTGTTGTAATCAGCGCGTATGCGGGTTTCCAGATAATCATCAGCCTACTCATGAGTGTTCCCTGCTGCCATGGTTTTACCAATGCTTGCTACAGCTGGTCTTTTGTACGCCTTGCCAAGTGGATGCATCAG GAACACAATTATGTTGGAAGAGGCTTGCATGAAAGGCCTCTAGATTATATGAA ATATGTCGCTTTCTGGCTTGTTATTTTTGCTGCGAAATTTTCATTCACCTATTTCCTCCAG ATCAAACCTCTTGTAAAACCAACAAGACTGATAATCAGTTTCAAAGGCTTACAGTATCAATGGCATGACTTTGTCTCAAAGA ATAACCATAATGCGATTACAATCCTTGCTTTATGGGCTCCAGTGGCCACA ATTTATCTTTTGGACATCCATGTTTTTTACACTATCATGTCTGCTATTGTTGGATTCCTCCTTGGTGCACGTGATCGCCTGGGAGAG ATTAGATCTGTTGAAGCAGTTCACAGGTTCTTTGAGAAGTTCCCTGAAGTATTCATGGATAAACTTCATGTTGCTGTTCCAAAAAG GAAACAACTGCTATCATCTGGTCAG CAAGCAGAGCTAAACAAGCTTGATGCATCTAGATTCGCTCCTTTCTGGAATGAAATTGTGAAGAATTTGCGGGAAGAGGACTACATTAGTAACAC TGAACTGGATTTACTCTTGATGCCCAAGAATATAGGCGGTCTTCCAATTGTGCAGTGGCCACTTTTTTTGCTTGCCAGCAAG GTTTTCTTGGCCAAAGATATTGCAGTTGATTGCAACGACCCACAAGATGAACTCTGGCTAAGGATCTCAAAGGACGAATATATGCAATATGCTGTCGAGGAGTGCTTTCATAGCATCAAGTATATCCTGTCATCTATTCTAGATAAAGAAGGCCATCTCTG GGTGCAAAGGATTTTTGATGGTATTCAAGAAAGCATTTCAAAGAACAACATCCAGAGTGATATTCATTTCAGCAAATTGCCTAATGTCATTGCCAAGCTTGTTGCTGTAGCGGGAATACTG AAAGAAACGGAATCCGCTGATATGAAGAAGGGGGCAGTTAATGCGATTCAAGATCTATATGAAGTTGTTCATCACGAAGTGCTTTTTGTTGATTTGAG TGGTAACATTGACGATTGGAGTCAGATAAATAGAGCAAGAGCCGAAGGCCGCCTCTTCAACAATCTCAAGTGGCCAAATGAACCTGGATTG AAGGACATGATCAAACGATTGCATTCACTTCTGACCATCAAGGAATCAGCTGCAAACGTTCCTAAAAACCTGGAAGCCAGCCGGAGACTGCAGTTCTTCACAAACTCCCTGTTCATGCAAATGCCTCTTGCAAGGCCTGTTTCAGAAATGCTTTCCTTTAG CGTATTTACTCCATATTACTCTGAGACTGTGCTTTATAGCATCGCTGAACTCCAAAAGAAAAATGAAGATGGTATATCTACACTGTTTTATCTTCAGAAGATTTATCCAG ATGAATGGAAGAACTTCCTTACTCGCATCAACAGGGATGAAAATGCAGCAGACACCGAACTTTTTAGCAGTGCGAATGACATATTAGAACTTCGGCTATGGGCATCTTACCGCGGGCAAACATTAGCGCGAACAG TTCGTGGAATGATGTACTACAGGAAGGCCCTTATGTTGCAAAGTTATTTGGAGAGAATGCATTCTGAAG ACCTCGAATCTGCATTTGATATGGCTGGTCTGGCTGACACACATTTTGAGTACTCCCCTGAAGCTCGCGCACAGGCTGATTTGAAATTTACGTATGTGGTTACCTGCCAAATATATGGAGTGCAGAAAGGAGAAGGGAAACCAGAAGCTGCAGATATAGCCCTTCTGATGCAAAG AAATGAAGCTCTCAGAATTGCTTACATTGATGTTGTTGAGAGCGTTAAGAATGGAAAGCCTAGCACTGAGTATTACTCAAAGCTTGTTAAAGCTGACATCCATGGAAAGGACAAG GAAATTTATTCTGTTAAATTGCCCGgcaatccaaagcttggggaggGTAAACCCGAAAATCAAAACCATGCTGTAATATTCACTCGCGGAAATGCCGTACAAACCATTGATATGAATCAG GACAACTATTTCGAGGAGGCACTCAAAATGAGAAATCTGCTTGAGGAATTCTCTCAAAATCATGGCAAGTTCAGGCCTTCAATTCTTGGTGTTAGAGAACATGTCTTCACCGGAAG TGTTTCCTCCCTCGCTTCGTTTATGTCAAATCAAGAAACTAGTTTTGTGACATTAGGACAGCGTGTTCTTTCTAATCCACTGAA AGTGAGAATGCATTATGGTCACCCAGACGTGTTTGATAGAATATTTCATATTACGAGGGGTGGCATAAGTAAGGCGTCCCGTATCATCAATATCAGCGAGGATATATTTGCAG GGTTTAACTCTACTCTACGTCAAGGGAACATAACTCACCATGAGTATATCCAG GTTGGTAAAGGAAGAGATGTTGGGCTTAATCAGATCGCACTATTTGAAGGAAAAGTTGCGGGAGGAAACGGCGAACAAGTTCTTAGCAGAGATATATACAGACTTGGGCAGCTTTTTGATTTTTTCAGGATGTTATCCTTCTATGTGACTACTGTTGGGTTTTACTTCTGTACTATG CTAACTGTACTGACAGTGTACATATTTCTCTATGGTAAAACTTATCTG GCTTTATCTGGTGTTGGAGAATCAATTCAAAATAGGGCGGATATACAGGGAAATAAAGCATTGAGCGTGGCTCTGAACACCCAGTTTCTTTTCCAGATTGGTGTGTTTACTGCAATTCCTATGATTCTAGGTTTCATCCTGGAAGAAGGTGTCCTGACG GCTTTTGTTAGCTTCATTACTATGCAGTTCCAACTATGCTCCATATTTTTCACGTTCTCTCTTGGAACAAGGACTCACTATTTTGGTCGCACAATACTGCATGGAGGTGCAAAG TATAGAGCAACTGGTAGGGGTTTTGTGGTACGGCATATTAAGTTTGCTGAGAATTACCGTCTTTATTCCCGAAGCCATTTTGTGAAAGG GCTGGAGGTTGCACTTCTGTTGGTTATCTTTTTAGCTTATGGTTTTAACAACAGTGGAGCAATTGGCTATATCTTACTTTCCATAAGTAGCTGGTTTATGGCTCTTTCTTGGCTTTTTGCTCCATATGTATTCAACCCTTCTGGATTTGAATGGCAAAA GGTCGTCGAGGATTTCAGAGACTGGACAAACTGGCTTTTTTACCGAGGTGGTATTGGGGTTAAAGGAGAAGAAAGCTGGGAAGCTTGGTGGGATGAAGAACTG GCACATATTCACACCTTCCGCGGGAGGATACTGGAAACTATACTTAGTTTAAGATTTTTTATTTTCCAGTATGGAGTTGTTTACCACATGCATGCAGGCAAAGAAAGTACATCATTATCG GTATATTGGGTTTCATGGGCAGTGCTTGGAGGGCTTTTTGTCCTCCTAATG GTATTTAGTTTAAACCCCAAGGCCATGGTTCATTTTCAGTTGCTCCTGCGTCTGGTCAAAAGCATTGCACTGTTAGTGGTTTTGGCAGGTTTGGTTGTGGCAATTGCGATGACACCCCTCACTGTTTTAGATGTACTTGCTTCCATCCTAGCATATGTGCCTACTGGATGGGGAATTCTTTCG ATTGCTGTGGCATGGAAACCAATTGTGAAGAGATTTGGTTTGTGGAAAATAGTGCGCTCGCTGGCTCGTCTGTATGATGCTGGCATGGGAATGATCATTTTTGTGCCCATAGCCATCTGCTCCTGGTTTCCCTTCATCTCCACCTTCCAGAcacggctactgttcaaccaggcTTTCAGCAGAGGTTTGGAGATTTCTCTCATCCTGGCTGGCAACAATCAGAATGCAGGCATATGA